Proteins from a single region of Methanotorris igneus Kol 5:
- the porB gene encoding pyruvate synthase subunit PorB, with translation MQFPREEYFAPGHRGCAGCGAAIVARLVLKAAGKDTICTNATGCLEVMTTPYPETAWRVPWIHTAFENSAAVASGVESAIKALRRKRGKFNKKINVIAFGGDGGTADIGFQALSGAMERGHDIVYIMYDNEAYMNTGVQRSGSTPLMAATTTSPAGSKIRGEDRPKKDMPLIMAAHGIPYVATACISYPEDFMNKVKKACEIEGPAYIQVLQPCTTGWGYPAEKTIEIGRLAVETGIWPLYEIENGEFRLTYKPAKRKPIKEYIRMQKRYRHLTDEDIERLQKYIDERCRELGL, from the coding sequence ATGCAATTTCCAAGAGAAGAATACTTTGCTCCAGGACATAGAGGATGTGCAGGATGTGGAGCTGCAATCGTTGCAAGATTAGTATTGAAAGCTGCAGGAAAGGACACAATTTGTACAAACGCCACTGGATGTTTAGAGGTTATGACAACACCTTACCCAGAAACAGCATGGAGAGTCCCATGGATACATACTGCATTTGAGAACTCTGCTGCAGTTGCAAGTGGTGTTGAAAGTGCCATTAAAGCATTGAGAAGAAAGAGAGGAAAATTCAACAAAAAAATAAATGTAATCGCCTTTGGTGGGGATGGAGGAACAGCGGATATTGGTTTCCAAGCATTAAGTGGGGCAATGGAAAGAGGGCATGATATTGTTTATATTATGTATGATAACGAGGCATACATGAACACAGGAGTTCAGAGAAGTGGTTCTACTCCATTAATGGCTGCAACCACAACATCCCCAGCAGGTTCAAAGATTAGGGGAGAAGACAGGCCTAAAAAAGACATGCCGTTAATAATGGCAGCACACGGAATTCCTTATGTCGCTACTGCCTGCATCTCCTATCCAGAGGATTTCATGAACAAAGTTAAGAAGGCATGCGAGATTGAAGGCCCTGCATATATCCAAGTGTTACAACCATGCACAACAGGATGGGGTTATCCTGCAGAGAAAACCATAGAAATTGGGAGATTGGCTGTTGAAACAGGAATTTGGCCATTATATGAGATTGAGAATGGAGAGTTTAGATTGACCTACAAACCAGCAAAAAGAAAACCAATAAAAGAATACATAAGAATGCAAAAGAGATACAGACACTTAACTGATGAAGATATTGAGAGATTGCAAAAATACATTGATGAGAGATGCAGAGAATTGGGACTTTAA
- the porA gene encoding pyruvate synthase subunit PorA: MCKVKVITGTSAAAEAAKLADVDVIAAYPITPQTTCVEKLAEFVANGELDAEFIKVESEHSAMSACIGASATGARTFTATASQGLALMHEMLFIAAGMRLPIVMMNANRALSAPINIWNDQQDSISQRDTGWIQFYVEDNQETLDTILQAYRIGEHEDVLLPVMVNLDGFILTHTVEPVTIPSEENAKAFVGVYEPKHAYLDPDRPITQGCVGVPECYMETRYAVEKAMENAKKVIKEIHDEFAEKFKRSYGNGLIEEYNMENADTVIVAMGSVCGTIKEVIDRLKEKGKEVGLLRVRCYRPFPAEDIAKALKDAENIAVLDKNISLGINKGALYLDLASTVRDKKVVNYIVGLGGRDIRIEDIEKIISHVEVAKDGETAWIGLKE; encoded by the coding sequence ATGTGTAAGGTCAAAGTTATAACTGGAACAAGTGCAGCGGCAGAGGCTGCAAAATTGGCGGATGTTGATGTTATTGCAGCGTATCCAATAACCCCACAAACAACATGTGTTGAGAAACTTGCTGAGTTTGTTGCTAATGGGGAGTTAGATGCAGAATTTATCAAAGTAGAGAGTGAGCATTCAGCAATGAGTGCTTGTATAGGGGCAAGTGCAACAGGAGCAAGGACATTTACAGCAACTGCATCCCAAGGACTTGCTTTGATGCATGAGATGTTGTTTATTGCTGCAGGGATGAGGTTACCAATTGTCATGATGAACGCAAACAGGGCATTATCTGCCCCAATAAACATCTGGAACGACCAACAAGATAGTATATCCCAAAGAGACACTGGATGGATACAATTTTATGTTGAGGACAACCAAGAAACACTCGATACAATATTACAAGCATACAGAATAGGGGAGCATGAAGATGTTTTATTGCCAGTAATGGTTAACCTTGATGGATTCATCTTGACTCACACAGTAGAACCAGTAACAATTCCTTCAGAAGAGAATGCTAAAGCATTCGTTGGAGTTTATGAACCAAAACATGCTTACTTAGACCCAGATAGGCCAATAACACAAGGATGTGTCGGAGTTCCAGAGTGCTACATGGAAACAAGATACGCAGTTGAAAAGGCAATGGAAAATGCAAAGAAAGTTATTAAAGAGATTCACGATGAGTTTGCAGAAAAGTTCAAGAGAAGCTATGGAAATGGTTTAATTGAAGAATACAACATGGAAAATGCTGATACTGTTATCGTTGCAATGGGAAGTGTCTGTGGAACAATTAAGGAAGTTATTGATAGGTTAAAAGAGAAAGGAAAAGAAGTTGGTTTGTTGAGAGTCAGATGCTACAGACCATTCCCAGCAGAAGATATTGCAAAAGCATTAAAAGATGCAGAAAACATTGCAGTTCTCGACAAAAACATAAGTTTAGGTATAAATAAAGGAGCATTATACTTAGATTTAGCTTCAACAGTTAGAGACAAAAAAGTTGTTAATTACATTGTTGGTTTGGGAGGAAGAGACATAAGAATAGAGGACATTGAAAAAATCATCTCACACGTTGAAGTTGCAAAGGATGGAGAAACTGCATGGATTGGATTAAAGGAATAA
- a CDS encoding respiratory chain complex I subunit 1 family protein, which yields MIEEILSAIGVPLIAFSLSTWIPGIQRKIQARIQQRIGPSIATPGFWALFKFLYKIPKEPVAKLPNLYKALPLVSFVVLWAVFALTTLTHYHILSNEIGLVGLLKIEEMVYIIMGSLSNTVMGIRMPFIDECKGSNFLGTVKMTLEQLGAVRAFKMITIGSFPFYLATFIPFIPQHSIFLKDVVGEMFLFTLGGLFGALCYLIGYIIMLKEYPFSIMHTKADVIEGPTMEYSAKYRAFYLCVKELLMITLGSLFATLYLGIAPDINNPITIVINLAIAMLFPIIAAIVNAFTPVFTFRQVYPMSLFATTLGIIGVLCALLGI from the coding sequence ATGATAGAAGAGATTTTATCAGCAATAGGCGTTCCATTAATTGCTTTTTCATTATCCACATGGATTCCAGGAATACAAAGGAAAATCCAAGCAAGAATACAACAAAGAATAGGGCCCTCAATAGCAACACCGGGATTTTGGGCATTATTTAAATTTCTCTACAAAATCCCAAAAGAACCAGTAGCAAAGTTGCCAAATTTATATAAAGCCCTTCCTCTTGTTAGTTTTGTTGTTTTGTGGGCTGTCTTTGCATTAACAACATTAACACACTACCACATACTTTCGAATGAGATTGGTCTTGTTGGACTTTTGAAGATAGAAGAGATGGTTTATATCATAATGGGTTCATTGTCCAATACTGTAATGGGTATTAGGATGCCATTTATTGATGAATGTAAGGGAAGTAATTTTTTAGGCACGGTAAAAATGACTCTTGAACAACTTGGGGCAGTCAGGGCATTTAAAATGATTACTATCGGCTCATTCCCATTCTACTTAGCAACATTTATCCCATTTATCCCACAACACAGCATATTTTTAAAGGATGTTGTAGGAGAGATGTTTTTATTTACACTTGGAGGATTGTTTGGGGCGTTGTGTTATTTAATTGGATACATAATAATGCTAAAGGAATATCCATTCTCAATCATGCACACAAAGGCGGATGTTATTGAGGGACCTACAATGGAATATTCAGCAAAATACAGGGCATTTTATTTGTGTGTTAAGGAACTCTTGATGATAACTCTTGGAAGTTTATTCGCTACTCTGTATTTGGGCATTGCTCCAGATATCAACAATCCAATAACTATTGTAATAAATCTTGCAATCGCCATGTTATTCCCAATAATCGCTGCTATAGTTAATGCATTTACGCCAGTGTTTACATTTAGGCAAGTTTATCCAATGTCACTATTCGCAACAACCTTAGGAATCATCGGGGTTTTATGTGCACTGTTGGGAATCTAA
- a CDS encoding pyruvate ferredoxin oxidoreductase subunit gamma, with amino-acid sequence MIEIRFHGRGGQGAVTAAQILAKAAFYDGKYCQAFPFFGVERRGAPVMAFTRIDDKKIRLRCQIYEPDYVVVQDATLLDSVDVTSGLKNDGKVIINTVKDIKLGDYDTYCIDATGIALDVLGVPIVNTTMLGAFAGVTGEVSIESLKKAIMETFPAKLGEKNAKAAEVAYEAMIEKYKK; translated from the coding sequence ATGATAGAAATTAGATTCCACGGTAGAGGAGGACAAGGGGCTGTTACTGCTGCTCAAATTTTAGCAAAAGCTGCATTTTATGATGGAAAATACTGTCAAGCATTCCCATTCTTTGGTGTTGAGAGGAGAGGAGCCCCAGTCATGGCATTTACAAGAATCGATGACAAAAAGATAAGGTTAAGATGCCAAATATACGAGCCAGATTATGTTGTAGTTCAAGATGCTACATTGTTGGATTCAGTTGATGTCACAAGTGGTTTGAAAAATGATGGAAAAGTTATAATAAACACAGTAAAAGACATTAAGTTGGGTGACTACGATACATACTGCATCGATGCTACAGGGATTGCATTGGATGTTTTAGGGGTTCCTATTGTAAACACTACAATGTTGGGAGCGTTTGCTGGTGTCACAGGGGAAGTTAGCATAGAGTCATTAAAAAAGGCAATTATGGAAACCTTCCCAGCAAAATTGGGAGAAAAGAACGCTAAAGCAGCAGAAGTAGCTTATGAAGCAATGATTGAGAAATACAAAAAATAA
- the ftsZ gene encoding cell division protein FtsZ has product MRLVREALSKNNDELRKNLKDDFGEARILVVGCGGAGNNTIDRLMEIGIEGAETIAINTDKQHLEAIKADKKILIGSTLTRGLGAGGYPEIGRKAAELAKNVLEDVLKGADLVFVAAGMGGGTGTGSAPVVAEIAKENGAVVIGVVTYPFKIERARLKKADEGIERLTESCDTVIVIDNNKLVDLVPNLPMNDAFKVADEIIAQAVKGITETISVPSLINIDYADVKAVMTDGGVAMIGVGEVDSDSKGDRVQTVVKETLECPLLDIDYKGAKGAIIHITGGPDLTLKEANDIGEGITESLDPNANVIWGARIDPSMEGCIRVMAIITGVKSPNILGKDRGPKRIWPKPERKKTGSLGIDYIV; this is encoded by the coding sequence ATGAGATTAGTCAGAGAGGCTTTATCTAAGAACAATGATGAACTTAGAAAAAATTTGAAGGATGACTTTGGAGAAGCAAGAATTTTGGTTGTTGGGTGTGGAGGAGCTGGAAACAACACCATAGACAGATTGATGGAAATTGGTATTGAAGGGGCAGAGACCATTGCTATAAATACAGATAAACAGCACTTAGAGGCAATTAAAGCAGATAAAAAGATATTGATTGGTTCAACATTAACAAGAGGTCTTGGTGCTGGAGGTTATCCAGAAATAGGTAGGAAGGCAGCAGAATTGGCAAAGAATGTCTTGGAAGATGTATTAAAAGGTGCTGATTTAGTATTCGTTGCAGCAGGAATGGGTGGAGGAACTGGAACTGGTTCTGCTCCAGTTGTAGCAGAGATAGCAAAAGAAAATGGGGCTGTAGTGATTGGGGTTGTAACATACCCATTCAAAATTGAAAGAGCAAGGCTGAAAAAAGCTGATGAAGGAATTGAAAGATTAACAGAAAGTTGTGATACAGTTATTGTTATAGACAACAACAAATTAGTTGACTTAGTTCCAAACTTGCCTATGAATGATGCATTTAAAGTAGCAGATGAGATTATTGCACAGGCAGTGAAAGGAATCACTGAGACAATATCTGTTCCAAGTTTGATTAACATAGATTATGCTGACGTTAAAGCTGTAATGACTGATGGTGGAGTAGCAATGATTGGTGTTGGAGAAGTTGACTCAGATTCTAAGGGAGACAGAGTTCAAACAGTGGTTAAAGAAACCTTGGAATGTCCATTGTTGGATATTGATTACAAAGGGGCAAAAGGGGCTATCATACACATAACAGGGGGGCCAGACTTAACATTAAAAGAGGCAAACGACATTGGAGAAGGAATAACTGAGAGTTTGGACCCTAATGCAAACGTAATTTGGGGAGCAAGAATAGACCCATCAATGGAGGGTTGTATAAGAGTAATGGCAATTATAACAGGTGTGAAATCACCAAATATTCTTGGTAAAGATAGAGGGCCTAAAAGAATTTGGCCAAAACCAGAAAGGAAAAAGACTGGCAGTTTGGGAATAGATTATATTGTATAA
- a CDS encoding 4Fe-4S dicluster domain-containing protein, whose amino-acid sequence MKKIMMINDKCDNCGDCVKACMEIYGVSRISILEHDGNYLPIVCQHCSSAPCMQVCPVNAIEFRGEVVYLDGEKCIGCGLCALACPFGAIVMADKAHKCILCIDRGEQACVKACSKRCLEVVSVEDAIWDKKLRNIENFAKLTLNKKIENKDGLLSKITINARVKF is encoded by the coding sequence ATGAAAAAAATAATGATGATAAATGATAAATGCGACAACTGTGGGGACTGTGTCAAAGCATGTATGGAAATTTATGGAGTGAGTAGGATAAGCATTTTAGAACACGATGGGAACTATTTGCCGATAGTTTGCCAGCACTGTTCCTCTGCACCATGTATGCAGGTATGTCCAGTTAATGCTATCGAGTTTAGGGGAGAAGTTGTTTACTTAGATGGTGAAAAATGTATTGGTTGTGGGTTGTGTGCATTAGCATGTCCGTTTGGGGCAATAGTAATGGCAGATAAGGCACATAAGTGTATTCTCTGCATTGATAGGGGAGAGCAAGCATGTGTTAAAGCATGTTCAAAGAGATGCCTTGAAGTTGTTAGTGTTGAAGATGCTATATGGGATAAAAAACTCAGAAATATTGAGAACTTTGCAAAATTGACATTGAACAAAAAAATTGAAAATAAAGATGGATTACTTTCAAAAATAACTATTAATGCTAGAGTTAAGTTTTAA
- a CDS encoding DUF357 domain-containing protein yields MSEKNEKNIKNIITDEKLNDYLKRTEEAIQIIKKGLPPKRSLLHDVAEDFLLMIESYYKDAKAFIEVGDYVNAFASLNYAYGWIDAGARLGIFDVGDDDVRFTLAK; encoded by the coding sequence ATGTCTGAAAAAAATGAAAAGAACATAAAAAATATAATCACTGACGAAAAGTTGAATGATTACTTAAAAAGAACAGAAGAAGCAATACAAATAATAAAAAAGGGTTTACCTCCAAAAAGAAGTTTGCTCCATGATGTTGCAGAGGATTTTCTTTTGATGATAGAGAGTTATTACAAAGATGCAAAAGCATTTATAGAAGTAGGGGATTATGTTAATGCATTTGCATCATTAAATTATGCTTATGGTTGGATAGACGCAGGGGCAAGGTTGGGTATCTTTGATGTGGGAGATGATGATGTCAGATTCACATTGGCGAAATGA
- a CDS encoding DUF555 domain-containing protein, translating into MGNYHVTLQAAYVVKNVDDVEDAISVAISQIGRTLNRHGMEYVDIDIGLTICPKCGEPIDCVLVVARTALVGVLLSMRVFNAESTEHAIRIAKATIGKALKDIPLEVVDVVEMRK; encoded by the coding sequence ATGGGGAATTATCACGTAACACTACAAGCAGCATATGTTGTAAAGAATGTAGATGATGTTGAAGATGCTATTAGTGTAGCTATCTCTCAAATAGGGAGGACCTTAAACAGACACGGTATGGAGTATGTAGATATTGATATCGGATTAACAATATGTCCAAAATGTGGTGAACCAATAGATTGTGTGCTTGTTGTTGCAAGAACAGCATTAGTTGGGGTCTTGCTATCAATGAGAGTATTTAACGCTGAGAGTACAGAACACGCAATAAGGATAGCGAAGGCAACAATTGGAAAAGCTTTAAAAGACATTCCATTAGAAGTCGTGGATGTTGTAGAGATGCGCAAATAA
- a CDS encoding helix-turn-helix domain-containing protein gives MKAHERLLLKLESSKEFIEELKRILLELNIPLKEFSEISGIPYSTLYKIMQGKDFRISTLRKIVETIKRFEQDETCEDVIAIIAARPALDRIRSKKVKIKGREYILREYPANTLEDCIIAAIQAEREGVKAIVCAPIVSASIEKVVRIPVAVIIPEKDAFMNALEVVVDKI, from the coding sequence ATGAAAGCTCATGAGAGATTGTTATTAAAGTTAGAGTCATCAAAAGAATTCATAGAAGAATTAAAAAGAATCCTTTTGGAATTGAATATTCCATTAAAAGAATTTTCTGAAATATCTGGTATTCCTTACAGCACACTCTATAAAATAATGCAGGGTAAAGATTTTAGGATTTCAACATTAAGGAAAATAGTAGAGACTATAAAAAGATTTGAACAAGATGAAACTTGTGAGGATGTTATTGCAATAATCGCTGCAAGGCCTGCATTGGATAGAATTAGAAGTAAAAAAGTAAAAATAAAAGGGAGAGAGTATATTTTGAGGGAATATCCTGCCAATACATTAGAGGACTGTATAATTGCTGCAATTCAAGCTGAAAGGGAAGGGGTTAAAGCTATAGTATGTGCTCCTATAGTAAGTGCCAGTATTGAAAAAGTTGTTAGAATTCCAGTGGCAGTTATAATTCCTGAAAAAGATGCATTTATGAATGCTTTGGAGGTTGTAGTTGACAAGATATAA
- a CDS encoding NADH-quinone oxidoreductase subunit B family protein, whose protein sequence is MSLKTLSRKNCIHVMLAYTGGCNGCDIEVVNCVLSPFYDAEQYNVLLTWNPREADILIVTGCVTKAVTKSLKKIYEEIPEPKAVVAVGACALMGGVYKHIGADLGTSSFIDGPVENVIPVDVKVPGCPPRPEDIITGIVKALPKILEG, encoded by the coding sequence ATGTCATTAAAGACATTATCAAGGAAAAATTGCATCCATGTTATGCTCGCCTACACTGGAGGGTGTAATGGGTGTGATATTGAAGTGGTTAATTGTGTTTTGTCCCCCTTTTATGATGCGGAGCAATATAATGTTCTTTTAACATGGAATCCAAGGGAGGCAGATATTTTAATTGTCACTGGATGCGTTACAAAGGCAGTTACTAAATCATTAAAGAAAATCTATGAAGAGATCCCAGAACCTAAGGCAGTTGTTGCAGTTGGGGCATGTGCATTAATGGGTGGGGTTTATAAGCATATAGGTGCGGACTTGGGAACATCATCATTTATTGATGGGCCTGTTGAGAATGTAATCCCAGTTGATGTTAAAGTCCCAGGGTGCCCACCAAGACCAGAAGATATAATAACTGGCATTGTCAAAGCACTTCCTAAAATCTTAGAGGGCTAA
- the purB gene encoding adenylosuccinate lyase, with amino-acid sequence MAVHPIDYRYGTEEMKKVWEEENKLQKMLEVEAALAKAEAELGIIPKEAAEEINRKASTKYVKLERVKEIERETKHDVVAMVKAFAEVCEGNAGEYIHFGATSNDIVDTAQSLQFKEAIAILERKLKELRDILLEKAEEHKYTVCIGRTHGQHAIPTTYGMRFALWASEIQRHIERLEQCKERICVSMITGAVGTMAALGEKGLEVHKRVGEILGLNPVLISNQVIQRDRHAEFIALLALIAQTLNKIGVTVRSMQRTEIGELEEEFDPTKQTGSSTMPHKRNPITFEQICGLSRVVKSLALAEFDNIPLWEERDLTNSSAERCIFAEACVLLDHILTLAVKGIKKLRVNIENVEKNLELTKGLIMAERIMIELAKRGMGRQTAHEVVRKCAMKAYDEKRHLKEVLLENEEVMKYLTKEELEELMNPKTYIGLAPQIVDEVIRELKNK; translated from the coding sequence ATGGCAGTGCATCCAATTGACTACAGATATGGAACAGAGGAAATGAAGAAAGTTTGGGAAGAAGAAAATAAATTACAAAAGATGCTTGAAGTTGAAGCAGCGTTGGCAAAGGCAGAGGCAGAACTCGGTATAATACCAAAAGAGGCAGCAGAAGAAATCAATAGGAAGGCATCAACAAAATATGTTAAATTGGAGAGAGTTAAAGAAATAGAAAGAGAAACAAAACACGACGTTGTTGCTATGGTTAAAGCATTTGCAGAAGTTTGTGAGGGAAATGCAGGGGAATATATACACTTCGGTGCAACTTCAAATGATATAGTTGATACAGCCCAATCATTGCAATTCAAAGAGGCAATTGCCATATTGGAGAGGAAGTTGAAAGAGTTAAGAGATATTTTATTGGAAAAGGCAGAGGAGCATAAATACACCGTCTGCATTGGAAGAACACACGGACAACACGCAATCCCAACAACATATGGGATGAGATTCGCTTTATGGGCATCTGAGATACAGAGGCACATTGAGAGATTGGAGCAGTGCAAAGAGAGGATTTGTGTTTCAATGATAACTGGTGCAGTAGGAACAATGGCAGCACTTGGTGAGAAAGGTTTAGAAGTGCATAAAAGAGTCGGAGAAATTTTGGGATTAAATCCTGTTTTAATATCCAACCAAGTTATTCAGAGAGATAGACATGCAGAGTTTATTGCACTTCTCGCTTTAATTGCTCAAACATTGAATAAGATTGGAGTTACTGTTAGGAGCATGCAGAGAACTGAAATTGGAGAATTAGAGGAAGAATTCGACCCAACAAAACAGACAGGCTCTTCAACAATGCCACACAAGAGAAACCCAATCACATTTGAGCAAATTTGTGGTTTATCAAGAGTCGTTAAAAGTTTGGCATTGGCAGAGTTTGACAACATTCCCCTGTGGGAAGAAAGGGATTTAACAAACTCATCAGCAGAGAGATGTATCTTTGCTGAGGCATGTGTTTTATTAGACCACATCTTAACTTTGGCAGTTAAAGGGATTAAAAAGTTAAGAGTAAATATTGAGAATGTTGAGAAAAACCTTGAATTGACAAAAGGTCTTATCATGGCAGAGAGAATAATGATCGAACTCGCGAAAAGAGGAATGGGTAGGCAAACAGCCCACGAAGTTGTTAGAAAATGTGCAATGAAAGCATATGACGAAAAGAGACATTTAAAAGAGGTCTTATTAGAAAATGAAGAGGTAATGAAATATTTAACAAAAG
- a CDS encoding 4Fe-4S dicluster domain-containing protein: MKVLANVELCVSCGKCERICPNNGIYVIDGIPIKCMHCEKSPCLNVCPEEAIERINGKVVLNKDKCVGCGLCMTVCPIGAIRFSLDVASKCNGCYDREEELCKLVCPTNALDELEHTIDNKQQNVISKFKKIYSYI, encoded by the coding sequence ATGAAAGTACTGGCTAATGTTGAGTTATGTGTAAGTTGCGGGAAATGTGAGAGAATTTGTCCAAATAATGGGATTTATGTTATTGATGGGATTCCAATTAAATGTATGCATTGTGAAAAAAGCCCATGCTTAAATGTGTGCCCAGAGGAAGCGATAGAAAGAATCAACGGAAAAGTTGTTTTAAATAAAGATAAATGTGTTGGCTGTGGTCTTTGCATGACAGTTTGTCCAATTGGGGCAATAAGGTTCAGTTTAGATGTTGCTTCAAAATGTAACGGATGCTACGATAGAGAAGAGGAGCTCTGCAAATTGGTATGTCCAACAAATGCATTGGATGAACTTGAACACACTATAGATAACAAGCAACAAAATGTCATTTCAAAATTCAAAAAAATATACTCATACATCTAA
- a CDS encoding V4R domain-containing protein: MKILQKEKIEQKERININFDDLDDVDRPTLGRSVDAVLFRVLKFSMLNYLGFSKNSKIYSAGKSFGKYLGVKSIEEMKEFFKAFGIGILEVVDENPLKIRIYECIDCSGLPNTGRPICFFEAGIIAGMLENILNESVHVNEVKCHATGHDYCEFEVRILKK; encoded by the coding sequence ATGAAAATCCTGCAAAAAGAAAAAATTGAACAAAAAGAAAGAATTAACATCAATTTTGATGATTTAGATGATGTTGATAGGCCGACGTTAGGTAGGAGTGTTGATGCGGTGTTGTTTAGAGTGCTTAAGTTTTCAATGCTTAATTATTTGGGATTTAGTAAAAACTCCAAAATATACTCTGCTGGAAAGTCTTTTGGAAAATATCTTGGAGTTAAATCAATAGAAGAAATGAAAGAATTCTTCAAAGCATTCGGTATTGGAATTTTAGAGGTTGTTGATGAAAATCCACTAAAAATAAGGATTTACGAGTGTATCGACTGCTCTGGACTGCCAAACACCGGAAGACCTATCTGTTTTTTTGAAGCAGGGATTATTGCAGGCATGTTAGAGAATATACTAAATGAAAGTGTGCATGTTAATGAAGTGAAATGTCATGCAACAGGGCATGATTATTGTGAATTCGAAGTCAGGATTCTTAAAAAATAG
- the porD gene encoding pyruvate synthase subunit PorD has translation MVTIGAIIYEPGSSIRNKTGSWRVFRPILDADKCIKCENCYIFCPEGAIQEVDGKFTINYDYCKGCLICVNECPVNAITKVREGK, from the coding sequence ATGGTTACAATTGGTGCAATTATATATGAGCCAGGAAGTTCAATTAGAAACAAGACTGGTAGTTGGAGAGTATTTAGGCCAATTTTAGATGCGGATAAATGTATAAAGTGTGAAAACTGCTATATATTCTGTCCAGAAGGAGCTATACAGGAAGTTGATGGGAAATTCACCATTAACTATGACTACTGCAAGGGATGTTTAATCTGCGTAAATGAGTGCCCAGTAAATGCAATAACAAAAGTTAGAGAAGGAAAATAA
- a CDS encoding metallophosphoesterase translates to MLIGIISDTHVPDRADTLPKKVVDEFSNVDLIVHCGDVTSPQVLNELKDLSKVVAVKGNMDYLELPRKEILDINDIKIGVIHGDIIYPRGDTLKLKYLGLEMGVDILISGHTHTPLIEKQKDILLLNPGSPTTPRCPIKSIMKLEIEDKKVNANLIPI, encoded by the coding sequence ATGTTGATTGGTATCATATCAGATACACATGTACCAGATAGAGCTGATACTCTACCAAAAAAGGTCGTAGATGAGTTCTCAAATGTAGATTTAATTGTGCATTGTGGTGACGTAACATCCCCTCAAGTGCTAAATGAGCTGAAGGATTTATCAAAGGTTGTCGCTGTTAAAGGAAACATGGATTATTTAGAACTGCCAAGAAAAGAGATTTTGGACATTAATGACATAAAAATTGGAGTTATTCACGGAGATATCATATACCCAAGAGGAGATACTTTAAAATTAAAATACTTGGGTCTGGAAATGGGCGTTGATATTTTAATCTCTGGACACACACATACGCCATTAATTGAAAAACAAAAAGATATTTTATTATTGAACCCTGGAAGTCCAACAACTCCAAGATGTCCAATAAAATCCATAATGAAGTTAGAAATTGAAGATAAAAAAGTTAATGCAAACTTAATTCCAATTTAA